One region of Anthonomus grandis grandis chromosome 22, icAntGran1.3, whole genome shotgun sequence genomic DNA includes:
- the LOC126749191 gene encoding piggyBac transposable element-derived protein 4-like: protein MSGEEHAGPSGEPKRRKKDNNSRNFGDAVTGLTLSEVKDILKSVEPDDLYISSSEEDLFVDSGSEYIPSSGSESEDPEIYQISDEVQDLLNIPEDNEVQENESLIEGRVLDQKELEIIWTKNEFNPHIHEFDLTNAVLQDPNLTEKSLEIDYFLRLFTEEIAEVIVQETNKYARQQKAENWNDIDISDLYVFLALTLLMPRNKKLELKEYWSKDILLHSPIFAQQMSRDRYFMIQRYIHFSDNEVAPENNRLYKVENILNMLKQKFQTEFHPFQNIVIDESMVLFKGRLSFTQYIKTKRHRFGIKLYVLCDCETGIVLDFIVYMGKETNVNTQETHNLCNYSLGSTGNVVVKLLDSYLNKGHSLYTDNFYTSPVLSTFLYENKTNSCGTVRQNRKHMPAFERKLKKGETEWRTSDHLLALKWKDRRDVVMLTTMHENKIVTLPQIDRSTNENKKKPLCVIQYNQHMGAIDRSDMLISSVDCTRKSIKWYNKLFFHVIDVCLLNAHAMLSVRCEKKIPLSKFHLAVIRQLLERYPSKLQRPSTYDLGNARLTQRHFPEEVPRKENNKYAVRRCWVCSHSSKSEKKRKETRVMCVPCNVGLCIFPCFKIYHEQAHF, encoded by the exons ATGTCAGGGGAAGAGCATGCTGGTCCTTCCGGAGAGCCGAAAAGGCgcaaaaaagacaataatagCCGGAATTTCGGTGATGCAGTGACAGGATTAACGTTGAGTGAAGTCAAAGACATTCTTAAAAGTGTAGAACCGGATGATTTGTACATTAGCAGTAGTGAAGAAGATCTTTTCGTGGACAGCGGAAGCGAATATATACCTTCTTCGGGCAGTGAGAGTGAAGATCCTGAAATATATCAGATATCTGATGAAGTGCAAGATCTATTAAATATACCAGAAGATAATGAGGTGCAAGAGAACGAAAGCTTGATAGAAGGCAGAGTGTTGGATCAAAAAGAGTTGGAAATAATTTGGACGAAAAATGAGTTTAATCCCCACATACATGAATTTGATCTGACCAATGCTGTGCTACAAGATCCAAATCTGACTGAAAAGTCATTGGAAATTGACTATTTTCTAAGATTATTTACAGAAGAAATCGCAGAAGTCATTGTACAAGAAACGAATAAATATGCAAGACAACAAAAAGCCGAAAACTGGAATGATATAGACATTTCTgatttatatgtttttctaGCTCTAACGCTACTTATGCcaaggaataaaaaattagaattaaaggAGTATTGGTCCAAAGATATTTTACTTCACTCTCCTATATTTGCCCAACAAATGTCCAGGGATAGATATTTTATGATTCAACGCTATATACATTTTTCTGACAACGAAGTTGCACCAGAAAATAATCGCCTGTATAAAGTAGAAAACATATTAAACATGTTGAAACAAAAATTCCAGACAGAGTTTCATCCATTTCAAAATATAGTGATAGACGAAAGTATGGTCCTCTTCAAAGGGCGATTGAGCTTTACGCAGTATATCAAGACAAAAAGACATCGTTTTGGGATCAAATTGTATGTTCTTTGTGATTGTGAAACTGGTATAGTTCTAGACTTTATAGTGTATATGGGTAAAGAAACAAATGTAAACACTCAAGAAACACATAATCTCTGCAATTATAGCCTTGGTAGTACTGGCAATGTTGTTGTCAAACTTTTGGATTCTTATCTGAACAAGGGACATTCCTTGTATACTGACAATTTCTATACAAGTCCCGTTTTGTCTACTTTCCTCTATGAAAATAAGACTAATTCTTGTGGAACAGTTCGGCAAAATAGAAAACATATGCCCGCATTTGAGCGGAAATTGAAAAAGGGTGAAACGGAATGGAGAACTAGTGATCACTTGTTGGCTTTAAAGTGGAAAGATCGTCGGGATGTTGTTATGTTAACGACAATGCACGAGAACAAAATAGTTACACTGCCACAGATTGACAGGAGTaccaatgaaaataaaaaaaaacctttatgtGTAATACAGTATAATCAACACATGGGAGCAATTGACAGATCCGACATGCTTATAAGTTCAGTGGATTGTAccagaaaaagcattaaatggTACAACAAGTTGTTTTTTCACGTCATTGATGTATGTCTTCTTAATGCCCATGCAATGCTTTCAGTTCGGTGCGAGAAGAAAATTCCTTTGTCCAAATTTCATCTGGCAGTTATTAGACAATTACTTGAAAg atatCCATCAAAACTTCAGAGACCCAGTACTTATGATCTTGGAAATGCTAGGTTGACGCAGCGTCATTTTCCCGAAGAGGTGCCCCGTaaagaaaacaacaaatatGCTGTTAGAAGATGTTGGGTTTGTTCCCACAGTAGCAAGagtgaaaagaaaagaaaggaAACGCGAGTTATGTGCGTTCCGTGTAATGTTGGACTGTGCATTTTTCCTTGTTTTAAAATCTACCATGAGCAAgcccatttttaa